From the genome of Streptomyces sp. NBC_01304:
CGCACCGGCTGATCACGCGCCGGGTGGTCGCGGGCCTGCCTACAGCAGGTCCAGGGCCGCGGTGAAGGCCGAGTCGCGGCGCTGCGTGAACTCCTCCTCGGTGAAGACCGGCGTACGGCGCTGCGGCGGGATGCCCGGGCCGTCGAAGGCCTGCCCGGTCCGGGTCAGGAACTGCTCGTTGGGCAGGCCGATCTGCCAGCCGTTCGGCAGGGTCCGGCCGAGGACGTCGGAGAACACGCCCTGGGTCGGCTGCCCGATCCGGACCGTCCGGCCGGGTCGTTCCATGAGGGCCTGTGTGAAGGTCTCCCCCGCGCTGACGGTGGATCCGCCGGTCAGCAGGGCGACGGGACCGGTGTAGCGCGGAGCGTGCGCGGGCTCGACGGAGAGGGGCTGCGGCCGGGTGAACCGGGTCGCGTCGGCCGGGTCGTTGCGGACGCGCTTGGCGTAGGCGAAGTACGGGCGGTCCGTGAGCCTCGACGCCAGCTGCAGGCCGAGCGCGTCATAGCCGCCGCCGTTGATCCGCAGGTCGACGATCAGCCCCCGCAGCCGGGCGGTCCGCTCGGCGGTGAGGACGGCGTCCAGGGCGCGGTCGAGTTCGGCGCTCTCGGCGGCGAACCCTCCGCCCTTCGTGTATCCGCTGAAGCCGGACACCCTCAAGTAGCCGCGCCCGTCGGGCAGATCGGCGTACGAGATCCGGCCCTGCGCGAACTCCTGCGGCTTCTTCCCGCCCAGGTCCACGTCCTGTACGTACGCCTTGACGCGGGCGTCGAGTTCGGGGCCGGGCATGGTGGTGCCGGGGCGGCCCTGCGCGAAGACCCGGTCACCGGCCTGCAGGAAGACGTGGGCGTCGTGCAGCGGGGCGAGCATCTCCCGGAAGACCGCGAAGAGTTGGGCGTCGCTCGTGCCCGGGTGGACGCGCGGGCGGTAGCGGTCGCGTACGGCGTTCCAGTCGATGCCCTTGGCCGCGAAGAAGGGGTAGTTCTCGGCGAACGACTGCCAGAACACGTCGAAGGCGGCGACCGGGCCCTTGCCGGGAGCCTTGCGGCACAGCTCGGGCAGGGCGGCGATCCGGTGGGCCGCACGGTCGCCGACCGAGCCGTCGAAGTGCACCGACCCGGGCCGCACTTGGAGCACTTCGCCGTCCTCGGTGGCGTAGCGGAACCCGCCGCCGGGCAGGCGCCGGGCGCTCTCGCCCGGCAGGCAGCTGATCCCGGTGACCTGGTACTCCTTCACCCGGCCCGCCTCCACCTTGAGCACGGTGCCGTAGCCGTCGAGTCGCCATACGCCGACGGGGGTGGCGGGGCCGACGGGCGACCCCTTCGCGCCGCCCCGGCCATCCGTGCCGGGGCCCGCCATGGCCGCCGCGGGGACGGCGGCGGTGACCGCGAGGGTGAGCAGCAGAGCCGTGCCTGCCGTGCGGCGGAAGGTGCGTGTCGTGGTCATCGCGCTGTCCCCGTTCAGTGGTGTGCGTGCCTACGACCATGATTCGCGGCGCCACCCGGGCGGGGACATCCGGCAGTCCACCATGTCGTGGTGGGGAGAACCCCACACCGGGGCCGATTGTCAGTGCCCGTACCTAGGGTGATCGCATGACCGACTGGATCCAGGACTCCTTGCCCGGCCACGAGAGGAATGTCGTCTTCGCCCGGGGCATACCCGTGGACGCGCTCACCCGGGGCCTGCGCGACCAGCAGCGTGAACCGCTCGCGCACGGGGAGGGGAACGGCTGGGTGTGGGCGGTGCACGAGATGCTGAACTGGCTGGACGAGGACTACGAGGAGTTCGACGAGGAGGAGTTCTACGAGGTCGACTACGGCCTCCTCTGCCCCGGGGACGCGGAGGTCGTGGTGTTCGTGACCGAGCCGTGCAGCTCCAGGGGCCACCCGCCGGGCTTCACGTACTACCGCGACGGCCGCGCGATCGTCGGCTTCAGCTTCGGGAACCTGCAGCAACGGCCGGGCGACAATCCGGACCACCTGTCGCCGGAGCTCCTGGCCGCGAACCTGATCGGCCCAGACTCGGCCTGCGCTCAGGCACAGGACGACGGCCA
Proteins encoded in this window:
- a CDS encoding S41 family peptidase, producing the protein MTTTRTFRRTAGTALLLTLAVTAAVPAAAMAGPGTDGRGGAKGSPVGPATPVGVWRLDGYGTVLKVEAGRVKEYQVTGISCLPGESARRLPGGGFRYATEDGEVLQVRPGSVHFDGSVGDRAAHRIAALPELCRKAPGKGPVAAFDVFWQSFAENYPFFAAKGIDWNAVRDRYRPRVHPGTSDAQLFAVFREMLAPLHDAHVFLQAGDRVFAQGRPGTTMPGPELDARVKAYVQDVDLGGKKPQEFAQGRISYADLPDGRGYLRVSGFSGYTKGGGFAAESAELDRALDAVLTAERTARLRGLIVDLRINGGGYDALGLQLASRLTDRPYFAYAKRVRNDPADATRFTRPQPLSVEPAHAPRYTGPVALLTGGSTVSAGETFTQALMERPGRTVRIGQPTQGVFSDVLGRTLPNGWQIGLPNEQFLTRTGQAFDGPGIPPQRRTPVFTEEEFTQRRDSAFTAALDLL